The DNA sequence CAGGTTTTGTATGGGTGGCAAAGATAGGGGCAACACCTAAATAATCGGCTCCCTGACGGGCTGCTTCCAAAGCCTGTTCCATGGTGTTGACCGTGATACCGATAATCTTTCCTGCTCCCAGCCAGCGGCGGGCCTCGCGGCAGGAAAGATCTTTTTGGCCTAAATGGACGCCGTCGGCCCCTACCGCCAACGCCACTTCTACCCGATCATTGATGAGAAAGAACGCCCCTTGACATAACCGCCGCAGCAGCCTGGCCTCGGCAATCAAGGCAGCATCATCAGCCCATTTGTCACGGTATTGCACCACCCTGACGCCAGCGGCCAGGGCACTCTGGACATCGCTAACATTACCGGCTCGGCTCAGTCTGGCGTCAGTGATAAAGTAGTAGCCCTTCATTCCGCCAGCTTCATCCTCTCCTGCAGAGTCGTTTCATCCAGATAAAAGAGGGCGTCAAGCAGTTTCTCTTTAAAGCTAACCGGTCCTAACGCTGTTTGAGCGGCGACTTCCGCCGCCACGCCAAAACAGGTCAGGGCGACTGCCGCCGCGACGGTCAGGTCAGGCTCCACCGCCGCAAAGGCGCCGATCACCGAGGCCGCCATACAACCGCCGCCTACCACGTGTGCCATGATGGGGTGGCCATTTCGAACGAGATAAAGCCTGGCGGAATCGGCCACGATGTCCTCCGCCCCGGTGACCACCACCACCGACTGCCGTTCACGAGCCAGGGCTTGCGCCGTCTGGCGCAGGTCGAGAGCCACTGCGGCGGCATCCACGCCCCTGGTGCGCACCTGGGCGCCGCTCAGGCGGGCGATCTCCGAAGCGTTGCCTTTCACAATATCAATACGGACCTCGTCAAACAGTCGCAGACAGGCTTCATCCCGCATGGCAGTGGACCCAGCGCCGCAGGCATCCAAAACTACCGGAATGCCTTGGGCATTGGCCGCTCGCACCGCCAGAAGCATGGCCTCAACCAACTCCCGCGTCAGGGTGCCGATATTGAGCACCAGGGAAGACGCCAAGCCGGTCATTTCCGCTGCCTCCTCTCGGGCATGGGCCATCACCGGCGAGCCGCCGAGAACCTTCACTACCTGGGCGCAGTCGTAGATAGTCACCCAATTGGTGATATGGTGTACCACCGGCTGGGTCTCACGCAGGCGCTGAAGCGCACCTGCGAGGTTGGGTACGGAACCCGTCATGGTGCTTTTACCTTCTTTTCTGATTCCTGGAGCTTGGCCCAGGCATCCCTTAGGGTTACCGTGCGGTTGAATATTAAATTGCCCTTGGTGGCATCCGGGTCAACGCAGAAATACCCTTGCCGCTCAAATTGGTAGTGGCTGCCTGGCGCGGCATTGGCCAGAGTCGGCTCCACCCAGCAAGGGCGGATGGTCTCGAGGGAGTTGGGGTTGAGGAACTGTTTAAAGTCTCCCTCCTCCGCAGCCGGATGGGGAACGCTGAACAACCGGTCATAGAGGCGCACCTCTACCGGCAGGGCGTGGGCCGCCGATACCCAGTGCAGGGTGGCCTTGACCCGCCGCCCATCCGGGGCGTCACCACCCCGGGTTTCCGGATCATAGGTGCAGCGCAGTTCCACTACCTCGCCCGTGGCCGGATCTTTTACCATACCAATACATTTCAGGAAGAAGGCATAGCGCAGTCGCACCTCCCGCCCCGGGGAGAGCCGGAAAAACTTCTTGGGCGGTTCCTCCAGAAAATCCTCCCGTTCAATGTACAACTCACGCGAGAAGGGAACCTTCCGGGTTCCGGCGGCCGGGTCTTCCGGGTTATTGATAGCCTCCAGCTCTTCCACCTGACCCTCCGGATAGTTTTCGATCACCACCTTCAGGGGATGCAACACTGCCATGACCCGGGGGACCCAGCGGTTGAGCTCTTCACGGACACAATACTCCAAGAGCGCCAGATCCACCAGGTTTTCCCGTTTACCCACGCCGATGCGTTCGCAAAAGGTACGGATGGCGGCGGGCGGGTAGCCTCGGCGGCGCAGCCCGGCCAAGGTCGGCATCCGCGGATCGTCCCACCCATTGACCAGCCCTTCCTGCACCAACTGGATGAGCCGGCGTTTGCTGAGCACCGTATGGCTTAAGTTCAGGCGGGCGAATTCTAGCTGTTGCGGGTGATGAATCCCCAACTGCTCCAGATACCAGTCATAGAGTGCCCGATGGTCCTCATATTCCATGGTGCAGATGGAGTGGGTGATACCTTCGATGGAATCGCATTGGCCGTGAGCCCAATCATACATAGGGTAGATGCACCAGGAATCGCCGGTGCGGTGATGCGGATCATGCTTAATGCGGTACATCACCGGATCTCTCAGGTTGATATTGGGAGCAGCCATATCAATCTTGGCCCTGAGGGTGAGGGCGCCGTCGGGGAATTCCCCGGCCCGCATCCGGGCGAAGAGGTCCAGGTTTTCCGAAACCGGGCGGTTGCGATAAGGGCTCTCCTTTCCCGGCGCCGTCAGGGTACCGCGAAATTCCCGCATCTCCTCGGGACTCAAGGCACAAACAAAGGCCTTGCCAGCCTTGATCAATTGCACGGCCCAGTCATAGAGCTGTTCAAAATAATCAGAGGCGTAGTAGAGACGGTCATCCCAATCAAACCCCAGCCAGTGCACGTCCGCCTGGATGGATTCGACATACTCCACTTCCTCTCGGCTCGGGTTGGTATCGTCAAAGCGGAAGTTGCAATAACCGCCAAAATCCGCCGCCAAACCGAAGTTCAGACAGATGGACTTGGCATGACCGATGTGGAGATAACCGTTGGGTTCGGGCGGGAAACGGGTGACCACCCGGCCGCCAAACTTGCCGGTGCGCAGATCCTCCTCCATGATATAGCGGATGAAATTGGGCAGCGGGGTGGCATGATGATTCTCCATTCATATTCTCCTTGAAAAATCATTTGCGTCATCTGAGGAACTATAGTTTAAAGCTTCCGGTTTCAGATTAAAATCAAAGATAATATTCTCAAGAGGTATTTTTGGGCAGACACGGATATCATTATCTCTTCTCAAAACTTGAAGCTCATACTCTTCTTTCTAATTCGAGGGAAAAATGAACCCTTAGGGAGAAGATATTCAAGTTCATACATCGATATCTGAGGGAATTGGAGGCATAAACTGCTCTAAGAGGGGCAATAATTCGGGCAATTGCCTAGTGATAATTTCGCAGATCTCCTCCTCGTTGATAATTTCATACTCATGGATAAGAACGTTCCGCAAAGCAATAATCTGTCGCCAAGGGATTTCCGGATGTTCTTGTTTAAAAGCCTTGGAAAGCTTGCGAGCTGTCTCTCCCAGAATCGCCAGATTGCGCTCAACAGCATCCTTGAGCAGGTCATTGTCTATAAAACTCGCGAAATTCTCATCTTTAATATAACCGATGATCTTTTCCCCAACCTGAACCATATCGAAAAGAAAAGCCGGGTCTCGAGCCTCAAGTGGCATAAATAACCTTTTCGGTTGCCAAAATATCATGTCTCCGAAAGGGGTTGCGGATATTTTTTTTCTCTACCAGGTCAATCTGGCGGCCAAAGATGTCTGCTAACTCATCCAGCATGGCCAATCGGTTGGCCAATGTCATATGGACTCCCGGTTCCAGAGTAATCAAGACGTCAACATCGCTCTCCGGTCTGAAATCTTCTCGGAGTACTGAACCGAAGAGAGACATCTCCTTAATCTGCCAACGTCGGCAAAAAGCCTCGATTTTCGCCTGAGGGATATGAATGTTTCTCAGTTTCATCACTTTAACGAAGAATATCTAGGGTAAATGCCTTTGGCATATTTACTTTCTTCCTTCCCTGAAGTCGATATCGCTTTGATAATTATAACATTGCACATAAAATAACATAAACGCCAACAGTAAGAAATCAATACCATGAAAAATCATGAAATTGCCAGAATCTTTCAGGTGATTGCGGAATATTTGGAAATGGAGGGGGTTCGCTTCAAACCCTATGCCTACCAGAAGGCCGCCCTCACGCTGGAGAACCTCAAGGACAGCGTCGAAGATATCTACAACCAGGGCGGTCTTAAGGGTCTGAAGGCCATCCCCGGAGTGGGGGAGAGCATTGCCCAAAAGATCGAGGAGTATTTAAACACCGGGAAGATCGAGTATTATGAAGAGTTCCGGCGGAAATTGCCCATCGATTTGGATGCGCTGATCGCCGTAGAGGGCATGGGTCCGAAAAAGGCCAAGATGCTCTTCGAGAAGCTGGGTATCACCAATCTCACCGAGTTAGAGGAGGCTGCCAGGTCTCATAAAATTGCCCCCTTAAAAGGATTCGGCGACAAGACGGAAGCCAACATCATAGAGGGCATCGAATTTGTCAAAAAAAGCACCGGCCGGTTTCTTTTGGGAGAAGTCCTGCCGCTGGCCGACCGGGTACTGGCAACCCTGCGAGCCCTGCCCGAGGTCCAGCGGGCCGATGTCGCCGGGTCCCTCAGGCGGATGAAAGAGACCATTGGCGACCTGGATTTCCTGGCGATTTCCTCCCAGCCGGAGAAGGTCATGGACTTCTTTGTCTCACAACCCGAAGTAGTCAAGGTCTATGGCCGCGGTCAGACCAAGTCCTCAGTCCGCCTGCGCCAGGGCGTAGACATGGACCTGAGGGTGATCCCGCCCGGGAGCTACGGCGCCGCTCTGCAATATTTTTCCGGCTCCAAAGAACACAACATCGCCCTTCGGCAGATCGCCATCGACAAGGATTACAAACTCAACGAATACGGACTGTTCGAAGGAGACCGCATGATAGCCGGGGCGACCGAAGAAGAGGTCTACGCTAAACTCGGTCTTCCTTGGATACCCCCAGAACTGCGGGAGGACCGGGGTGAGATTCAGGCTGCTCAGGCCGGGACCCTCCCAACCCTGATTCGCTTGGAGGATATCAGGGGTGACCTGCACGTCCACTCCGCTTGGGATGGCGGGGTCAACTCAATCGCAGAAATTGCCCAGGCAGCAATGGCTCTAGGCTATGAATATGTCGGCATCTCGGATCATACCCAGTTCCTGCGCATCGAACACGGGTTGGATGAAAAACAACTGCGCCAGCGGAACCGGGAGATCGACGCCTTAAACGAAAAGTTGCGCCGGGCAGGCAAACACTTCACGGTCCTGAAAGGTTGTGAAGCCAACATCATGAATGACGGGTCGATCGATATAACGGATGAAGTCCTGGCGGAGCTGGACTATGTTATCGCCGGTATTCACTCCACCTTTCGCATGCCCCGGGTCGAAATGATGGCGCGGCTGCGAACCGCGATGAACAACCCTCACGTAGATATCATTGCCCATCCCACCGGCCGGATTTTAAAGAAACGGGAAGAATACGAGGTAGCGGTGGGTGAATTGCTCAAGATCGCCAGAGAAACCGGAACAATTCTAGAAATTAACTCCTATCCGGAACGCTTGGACCTCGGGGACAGCAATATCCTGGCAGCCAAACGGACGGGGGTCAAAATGATCATCAATACCGACGCCCACCATATCGATCAACTCCGTTACCTGCCCTACGGCATTGCCCAGGCGCGGCGGGGATGGGCGGAGAAGGATGATATTGTCAATGCCTGGGGACTAAAGAAATTTTTGGAATTCATGAAACCTGGGCGCTAAAGCCTAAAACTGGCGTCTCAGAAATCAGTCGGGTGCCGGAGGATCAACCATGAGCCGCTACATGCAGATCACAGTCACCGTTCGTCCCTATTATCAACCGGATCTGGCGGCGGCGTTTCCAAGACTGGCCCGCCACCTGGGCTTTCTCAATCCGGATATAGCACAGGCCAACCCGTCGCTCTTCGACCTGGCGGGGCAGGTGGATAAGCTTCTCTATTCCTATGATGGCACTCCTTTGAGAGAGATTCTTCTCAGACACCATAAAACGATCCGCCAACTGCACCAGGATATCGAAGTGAATATTGCCGATTGGAATCTCGCCGCCGCTGACCGATTGCTCTACCGTCTGGAAGACATCTTCGACCGGCTGGAGTCTGAACTGGATTCGGTACCGCTGTAACACTTCGCTATTCCAAGAGGAATTTCTTTCTGGTGAAAGTTGTTTAGAGGGCGATGCCTGGAACCCTCCTTATTCAAGAACCGCTCCCTCAAAGAAAGACCTCAATGCCGCCGCATACATGAGGGACGCCTGCCGGTACAAAACTTAGTCCTGCCCGACATCGCAAATTTACCTAAGTAACTGAATAATGTAAAACTCTTTTGTGAGAAGTTGCACGATCTAATAGCCTGTATCTGTTGACATCGTTTTTTCAACCTGATACCATAATGACTATCTTTAGCCCTCCTGCAGTCAGAATCGCCGTCTACCTTAAATAGAGAAGATCAGTCCGATGGAAGCTCCCTGGCGAGAGGTTGTCGAAAAGACTCATCTAGGTGTCTGGATTCTCGATTCGCAAGATCGTACCCTTTATACGAATGACCGTCTGAAAGTCTTGTTGGGATATTCCGCTGCCGAGATGCTGGGCCGGTCATTGGCGGAATTTATCGATTCTTCTCAATGTATGCGCCTGTTATCTTCCCTGAAACAAAGCCAACCGGTACTCACCGACTTTTGTTTCCGCCGCCGGGACGGTAAAAATCTCTACCTGCTATTAGCGGCAAATCCTTTTTATGCTCGCGGCGGCGCCCTACATGGTACCCTGATCATGGTGGCGGATATTACTGAACGCAAACTGGTAGAGGAGCTACTCTGGCGCCAGGCCCATATTGTCGATCAGATTTATGAAGCCGTTATATCGGTTGACCTGGAGGGATTTATTACGAGTTGGAATAACGGCGCCGAACGTCTCTTTGGCTATGTCGCCCGCGACATTATGGGAAAACCTCTTTTGCTGCTTTATCCGACGACCGATCCGGAGGATCTGATCTCCTCTCAGATCATGAAGGTCTTGGAAATAAAAGGTCTGTATGAAGCAGAGTTGCGGCTACGACGCCTGTCTGGCGACCTCTTTTATGCCCACCTGTCTCTGTCGCCCTTGAAAGATCGCGAGGGAAGACTCATCGGGGTTATTGTTACGGCGCGCGATATCTCCGAGCGCAAGAACCTGGAGAATGAATTGATCCGTACCAGTAAACTGGAGTCCATCGGTGTCTTGGCTGGCGGTATTGCCCATGACTTTAACAACCTGCTTACTGCAATTCTTGGCAATATCGCTATGGCCTCACTCAATGCCGACACCAAACCATTCGTGTTGGAACGCCTAGCTGAAGCCGAAAAAGCCTGCCTGCGGGCTCAAAACCTCACCCGGCAGCTCCTGACCTTCTCCAAGGGCGAAAAGCCCCGGAAAAAACTGGCATCTATCGGCGACCTGTTGAAAACCTCGGCCAGTTTGATGTTGCGGAGTTCCAACGTCCGGCGTCAGGCCAACATTCCTGAAGCGCTCTGGTGGGCCGAAGTAGATGAAGAACAGATCCAACAGGCCGTCAATCACCTGCTGATTAATGCCGATCAGGCCATGCCGCAGGGTGGCGTTATATATATCTTCGCCGAAAACTTTAAGATTGGCGAGGCGTCCCGGCTGCCCCTCACACCCGGCACCTATATCAAGATAACCATCCGGGATCAGGGCGTGGGCATCCTGCCGGAGCATCTGGATAAAGTCTTCGATCCCTTTTTCACCACCAAAAGGCG is a window from the Desulfobacca acetoxidans DSM 11109 genome containing:
- the thiE gene encoding thiamine phosphate synthase; this encodes MKGYYFITDARLSRAGNVSDVQSALAAGVRVVQYRDKWADDAALIAEARLLRRLCQGAFFLINDRVEVALAVGADGVHLGQKDLSCREARRWLGAGKIIGITVNTMEQALEAARQGADYLGVAPIFATHTKPDAGAPAGLRLLREVRRRVNLPLIAIGGINQDNAPAVIAAGADGICAISAVVTRPDVQAAISGFQRLFG
- the thiM gene encoding hydroxyethylthiazole kinase; amino-acid sequence: MTGSVPNLAGALQRLRETQPVVHHITNWVTIYDCAQVVKVLGGSPVMAHAREEAAEMTGLASSLVLNIGTLTRELVEAMLLAVRAANAQGIPVVLDACGAGSTAMRDEACLRLFDEVRIDIVKGNASEIARLSGAQVRTRGVDAAAVALDLRQTAQALARERQSVVVVTGAEDIVADSARLYLVRNGHPIMAHVVGGGCMAASVIGAFAAVEPDLTVAAAVALTCFGVAAEVAAQTALGPVSFKEKLLDALFYLDETTLQERMKLAE
- a CDS encoding glutamine--tRNA ligase/YqeY domain fusion protein yields the protein MENHHATPLPNFIRYIMEEDLRTGKFGGRVVTRFPPEPNGYLHIGHAKSICLNFGLAADFGGYCNFRFDDTNPSREEVEYVESIQADVHWLGFDWDDRLYYASDYFEQLYDWAVQLIKAGKAFVCALSPEEMREFRGTLTAPGKESPYRNRPVSENLDLFARMRAGEFPDGALTLRAKIDMAAPNINLRDPVMYRIKHDPHHRTGDSWCIYPMYDWAHGQCDSIEGITHSICTMEYEDHRALYDWYLEQLGIHHPQQLEFARLNLSHTVLSKRRLIQLVQEGLVNGWDDPRMPTLAGLRRRGYPPAAIRTFCERIGVGKRENLVDLALLEYCVREELNRWVPRVMAVLHPLKVVIENYPEGQVEELEAINNPEDPAAGTRKVPFSRELYIEREDFLEEPPKKFFRLSPGREVRLRYAFFLKCIGMVKDPATGEVVELRCTYDPETRGGDAPDGRRVKATLHWVSAAHALPVEVRLYDRLFSVPHPAAEEGDFKQFLNPNSLETIRPCWVEPTLANAAPGSHYQFERQGYFCVDPDATKGNLIFNRTVTLRDAWAKLQESEKKVKAP
- a CDS encoding HepT-like ribonuclease domain-containing protein produces the protein MPLEARDPAFLFDMVQVGEKIIGYIKDENFASFIDNDLLKDAVERNLAILGETARKLSKAFKQEHPEIPWRQIIALRNVLIHEYEIINEEEICEIITRQLPELLPLLEQFMPPIPSDIDV
- a CDS encoding nucleotidyltransferase family protein — translated: MKLRNIHIPQAKIEAFCRRWQIKEMSLFGSVLREDFRPESDVDVLITLEPGVHMTLANRLAMLDELADIFGRQIDLVEKKNIRNPFRRHDILATEKVIYAT
- the polX gene encoding DNA polymerase/3'-5' exonuclease PolX, giving the protein MKNHEIARIFQVIAEYLEMEGVRFKPYAYQKAALTLENLKDSVEDIYNQGGLKGLKAIPGVGESIAQKIEEYLNTGKIEYYEEFRRKLPIDLDALIAVEGMGPKKAKMLFEKLGITNLTELEEAARSHKIAPLKGFGDKTEANIIEGIEFVKKSTGRFLLGEVLPLADRVLATLRALPEVQRADVAGSLRRMKETIGDLDFLAISSQPEKVMDFFVSQPEVVKVYGRGQTKSSVRLRQGVDMDLRVIPPGSYGAALQYFSGSKEHNIALRQIAIDKDYKLNEYGLFEGDRMIAGATEEEVYAKLGLPWIPPELREDRGEIQAAQAGTLPTLIRLEDIRGDLHVHSAWDGGVNSIAEIAQAAMALGYEYVGISDHTQFLRIEHGLDEKQLRQRNREIDALNEKLRRAGKHFTVLKGCEANIMNDGSIDITDEVLAELDYVIAGIHSTFRMPRVEMMARLRTAMNNPHVDIIAHPTGRILKKREEYEVAVGELLKIARETGTILEINSYPERLDLGDSNILAAKRTGVKMIINTDAHHIDQLRYLPYGIAQARRGWAEKDDIVNAWGLKKFLEFMKPGR
- a CDS encoding hybrid sensor histidine kinase/response regulator, translating into MEAPWREVVEKTHLGVWILDSQDRTLYTNDRLKVLLGYSAAEMLGRSLAEFIDSSQCMRLLSSLKQSQPVLTDFCFRRRDGKNLYLLLAANPFYARGGALHGTLIMVADITERKLVEELLWRQAHIVDQIYEAVISVDLEGFITSWNNGAERLFGYVARDIMGKPLLLLYPTTDPEDLISSQIMKVLEIKGLYEAELRLRRLSGDLFYAHLSLSPLKDREGRLIGVIVTARDISERKNLENELIRTSKLESIGVLAGGIAHDFNNLLTAILGNIAMASLNADTKPFVLERLAEAEKACLRAQNLTRQLLTFSKGEKPRKKLASIGDLLKTSASLMLRSSNVRRQANIPEALWWAEVDEEQIQQAVNHLLINADQAMPQGGVIYIFAENFKIGEASRLPLTPGTYIKITIRDQGVGILPEHLDKVFDPFFTTKRRGSGLGLSTVYTIIKNHDGYITVESTPNGGATFTVYLPASQKKGPLLKEKKLPLTFGRGKILLMDDEEMILEVSSAMLRRLGYEVTAAQDGAEAICLYQEAMEAGTPFDAVILDLTVPGGLGARETIGDLKQINPEAKVIVSSGFFDDPVIDNFYESGFVGIMPKPYNITQLSAMMHKIFQNPRPVS